Proteins encoded together in one Catellatospora citrea window:
- a CDS encoding pseudouridine synthase → MSSAEVRTDGAERLQKILAQAGVASRRASEDLIAARRVTVNGKVAKLGDKADPIADVIHVDGQRIVTDANLVYLAMNKPRGVVSTMADDKGREAVADYIGNITTRVYHVGRLDADSEGLLLLTNDGNLAHKLMHPSYEVPKTYLVEVVGPLPRVVGRELMAGVELEDGPARLDDYRLKQAIDKQALIEVVLHEGRNRIVRRMFDHVGFPVQRLVRTAIGPIKLGDLKAGRHRRLNAGEVAALFKITDKKGRGAAQEDTIREVPEVYED, encoded by the coding sequence ATGAGCAGCGCTGAAGTACGCACTGACGGCGCTGAGAGGCTGCAGAAGATCCTGGCTCAGGCCGGTGTCGCCTCACGCAGGGCCAGCGAGGACCTGATCGCCGCGCGGCGGGTCACCGTCAACGGCAAGGTCGCCAAGCTCGGCGACAAGGCCGACCCGATCGCCGACGTCATCCACGTCGACGGCCAGCGCATCGTCACCGATGCCAACCTGGTCTACCTGGCCATGAACAAGCCGCGCGGCGTCGTCTCGACGATGGCCGACGACAAGGGCCGCGAGGCGGTCGCCGACTACATCGGCAACATCACCACCCGGGTGTACCACGTGGGCCGGCTCGACGCCGACTCCGAGGGCCTGCTGCTGCTCACCAACGACGGCAACCTCGCCCACAAGCTGATGCACCCGTCGTACGAGGTGCCCAAGACGTACCTGGTCGAGGTCGTGGGCCCGCTGCCGCGGGTGGTCGGCCGCGAGCTGATGGCCGGCGTGGAGCTGGAGGACGGGCCCGCCCGGCTCGACGACTACCGCCTCAAGCAGGCCATCGACAAGCAGGCGCTGATCGAGGTGGTGCTGCACGAGGGCCGCAACCGCATCGTGCGGCGCATGTTCGACCACGTCGGCTTCCCGGTGCAGCGCCTGGTGCGCACCGCGATCGGCCCGATCAAGCTCGGCGACCTGAAGGCGGGCCGCCACCGCCGCCTCAACGCGGGTGAGGTCGCCGCGCTGTTCAAGATCACAGACAAGAAGGGCCGCGGCGCGGCGCAGGAGGACACCATCCGCGAGGTCCCCGAGGTGTACGAGGACTGA
- the scpB gene encoding SMC-Scp complex subunit ScpB codes for MLPDDARLDVPAEQPSAPDEPVAAEEPAWPSADVEDGDELDCGPDDLAGPLDEPEAEATPEPEPEPEAAPEAGAGTDMLAVDEADEADPAEVDAAEVDAAESLAAVEDVRGAETEPSGGAESDDAAHVADAVAEPVDAEAEPVYAGPDAPVGEDEDVAEIAVVEDLAEALGLDGPVAPVFDLDGPDDSGEAAVAYAGSKLATPPPGLAEADLVPTLEAILLVVDEPVSELTLAEVLEVPAELIAGTLIDLSAQYTRESRGFDLRRAAGGWRLYTRAEYAPYVERFVLDGQQLRLTQASLETLAVVAYKQPVTRSRISAIRGVNCDGVIRTLVTRGMIEECGTEPESGAYLYRTTSLFLEKLGLDSVDQLPPLAPFLPDNVEEIADEQR; via the coding sequence GTGTTGCCCGACGACGCACGGCTCGACGTCCCGGCGGAGCAGCCGAGCGCGCCGGACGAGCCGGTGGCCGCCGAGGAGCCGGCCTGGCCGAGCGCCGACGTCGAGGACGGCGACGAGCTCGACTGCGGACCGGACGACCTCGCCGGTCCCCTGGACGAGCCCGAGGCTGAGGCTACGCCGGAGCCCGAGCCGGAGCCCGAGGCCGCGCCCGAGGCTGGGGCTGGGACCGACATGCTGGCGGTGGACGAGGCCGACGAGGCTGACCCGGCCGAGGTGGACGCTGCCGAGGTGGACGCGGCAGAGTCGCTGGCCGCGGTCGAGGACGTGCGCGGTGCCGAGACCGAGCCGTCGGGCGGAGCCGAGTCCGACGATGCGGCGCATGTGGCGGACGCCGTGGCCGAGCCGGTGGACGCCGAGGCCGAGCCGGTGTACGCCGGGCCGGACGCGCCGGTCGGCGAGGACGAGGACGTCGCCGAGATCGCGGTGGTCGAGGACCTCGCCGAGGCGCTGGGCCTGGACGGGCCGGTCGCCCCGGTCTTCGACCTGGACGGGCCGGACGACAGCGGCGAGGCCGCCGTGGCGTACGCCGGATCGAAGCTCGCCACCCCGCCCCCCGGCCTGGCCGAGGCGGACCTCGTGCCGACCCTGGAGGCGATCCTGCTGGTCGTCGACGAGCCGGTCAGCGAGCTGACCCTCGCCGAGGTGCTGGAAGTGCCCGCCGAGCTGATCGCGGGCACGCTGATCGACCTGTCGGCGCAGTACACCCGCGAGAGCCGCGGCTTCGACCTGCGCCGGGCCGCGGGCGGCTGGCGGCTCTACACCCGCGCCGAGTACGCGCCCTACGTGGAGCGGTTCGTGCTGGACGGGCAACAGCTGCGGCTCACCCAGGCGTCCCTGGAGACCCTGGCCGTGGTCGCGTACAAGCAGCCGGTGACCCGCTCGCGGATCTCGGCGATCCGCGGCGTCAACTGCGACGGCGTCATCCGTACCCTGGTCACCCGGGGCATGATCGAGGAGTGCGGCACCGAGCCCGAGTCGGGCGCCTACCTCTACCGCACCACGAGCCTTTTCCTGGAGAAGCTGGGCCTCGACTCCGTCGACCAGCTTCCGCCGCTGGCTCCGTTCCTACCTGACAACGTCGAGGAGATCGCTGATGAGCAGCGCTGA
- a CDS encoding nuclear transport factor 2 family protein encodes MASMPDATEFSGRWVAAWNALDVEAVLAHFHDDVVFSSPLAAQLFPETGGVVRGKEALRAYWGEGVKRVPDLHFTVDAVYAGVDAIVINYRNQRGGLVNEVLVFDGDLVRSGHATYLRQDA; translated from the coding sequence ATGGCGAGCATGCCGGACGCGACGGAGTTCAGCGGGCGCTGGGTGGCGGCGTGGAACGCGCTCGATGTGGAGGCGGTGCTGGCGCACTTCCACGACGACGTCGTGTTCTCCTCTCCGCTCGCGGCGCAGCTGTTCCCGGAGACCGGTGGCGTCGTGCGGGGCAAGGAGGCGCTGCGGGCGTACTGGGGCGAGGGCGTGAAGCGCGTGCCCGACCTGCACTTCACGGTCGATGCCGTGTACGCGGGCGTCGACGCCATCGTGATCAATTACCGCAACCAGCGTGGCGGACTGGTCAACGAGGTGCTGGTGTTCGACGGCGACCTCGTCCGCTCGGGCCACGCCACCTACCTGCGGCAGGACGCCTGA
- a CDS encoding PQQ-binding-like beta-propeller repeat protein, with protein MESVRAVSDTSPLWSVDIPADDATLRTEDVDGCLLIAEAAATLVSPDGQIRWSRELGSHGNWYPLVRDGLMHRIEDDRIVTRDLATGEPVASFDGGPRAHRLEFDPWGGFVFRHLIEDDQREVRRVGLDGELHWAVPLPDRMDGYRLRAFGDLVVFDVNKLLYAYDRDAELQWAAWAWAGVRLDRPADEHHRIRALWQYDADHLLARFEWYDGGGYFLVDAFGDSRSLITARQVSEPLAVLPGVDGGPTRLAMCGPSRQEQMIYTYPIWMIEGDRAVWTHDMNVAPVTLTAGAAGSLIVSASPDQRRWDTYHWLRPLWHETYVRCLNPDGTTRWTWYAPGMITQHPDVGADGTVYVGAAGRLYALPA; from the coding sequence GTGGAATCCGTAAGGGCGGTGTCAGACACCTCGCCGCTGTGGTCGGTCGACATTCCGGCCGACGACGCGACGCTTCGCACCGAGGACGTCGACGGCTGTCTCCTCATCGCCGAGGCCGCGGCCACGCTCGTCAGTCCTGACGGGCAGATCCGCTGGTCCCGGGAGCTGGGCAGCCATGGGAACTGGTATCCGCTCGTCCGGGACGGGCTCATGCACCGGATCGAGGACGATCGCATCGTGACCCGGGACCTCGCCACCGGCGAGCCCGTGGCCTCGTTCGACGGCGGCCCACGGGCACACCGGCTGGAGTTCGACCCGTGGGGCGGGTTCGTGTTCCGTCACCTGATCGAGGATGACCAGCGAGAGGTGCGCCGGGTCGGCCTGGACGGCGAACTCCACTGGGCGGTGCCGCTACCCGATCGCATGGACGGCTACCGTCTGCGCGCCTTCGGCGACCTCGTGGTGTTCGACGTCAACAAACTGCTGTACGCCTACGACCGCGACGCGGAGCTGCAATGGGCAGCGTGGGCCTGGGCGGGGGTCAGGCTCGACCGGCCCGCGGACGAGCATCACCGCATCAGGGCCCTGTGGCAGTACGACGCGGACCACCTGCTGGCCCGCTTCGAGTGGTACGACGGGGGCGGCTACTTCCTCGTGGACGCTTTCGGCGACTCGCGGAGCCTCATCACGGCGCGACAGGTCAGCGAGCCGCTCGCGGTGCTGCCCGGTGTCGACGGCGGCCCCACGCGCCTGGCCATGTGCGGGCCCAGCCGGCAGGAGCAGATGATCTACACGTACCCGATCTGGATGATCGAGGGCGACCGGGCCGTCTGGACCCACGACATGAACGTCGCCCCGGTCACGCTCACCGCGGGCGCAGCGGGCTCACTGATCGTCTCGGCTTCGCCGGACCAGCGGCGCTGGGACACCTACCACTGGCTCAGGCCGCTGTGGCACGAGACCTACGTGCGCTGCCTCAACCCCGACGGCACGACGCGCTGGACCTGGTACGCCCCCGGCATGATCACCCAGCATCCGGACGTCGGCGCGGACGGCACGGTCTACGTAGGTGCGGCGGGGAGGTTGTACGCCCTGCCGGCATGA
- a CDS encoding toxin glutamine deamidase domain-containing protein — protein sequence MSYFDAPEWMCTALEWVVGVDWPEGDEAAMRELADDWRAASTRMGPLLDEADDAALAAVAAAGGPDGQVASAILRLWSQLGRAHGAGGEEAALAMVVDLLDDFGSQVDDGANQIEGVKIEFYVELGLLLIELVALAAAATVTFGASLAGAAPAMYATRFAIQRLLRRAARELLERAAKKGLKDRLKDRLGDAVKDRIKSKAVRHLGEEALEEGLQEGLTSLGVQAYQVSEGNRGGLNAGELALDTGLGALAGGVGGVTGLGRVRATTALGRFGEHALRGASGAMLGEVTVGVVTGQGVSLQTLGMAASSATFGSAVGDTRVAVDGRLLGAELSLSTALDAHGPTDAARPPSAFDDSGLAVSAALFAGPAGETAPASAMAGLDRTVATADLSGGRPGGPDVAFGVEVPGTTTDGGGPRLPGAPADPAGLFDGDAWSAEDRGPEDRGAEATGATGHPGDGRPGAPAAGLAAGAAAVLEPASGTIPSSPGPAAPSPLAGPGAVPTGGGVAGDVPHGFVSPVVPATPHHSHPGTASGPARSAGVPPTGGPSPVTVPERADDDVAVVAAAAVASLGGPGTGPVRPPAATPGTGDRPAFTAVVPESRAEREAYESHTAFGRTHAMRLRFDPRSPTLLNRIRQWLRDGYAAGPPAFDPDRQAYEQTLAPLETRLRTLLNGPIDGPLPSEIDPDSFAAFQFLRYGEDERQMFRVADGAVNEPDDRSRASGLDDPRPVETSRRYGLPGGHRRPLALHQQDVELAVERDADGRPRRFSDLFGEWPRRANDGGPKADPTRAINCPDVVLSVIDTWLHGRPRVAAPRTVDRFSPDLLPLGGEPGGAARIEDAVGARFQQLMADHRATSYDAAWRPREEAFGTLESALSRQGHGAVAVLLLERPSGATHAVTVHNQHGQIVYVDAQDNEHPVSTHRPGGAVRMDALLLDADALPVDLGLPPGHWSRPDTDAADPGTSHVEASGHQRPSDVFATAEQVTAWDALSGGRLDTLVGELKARDDLSLDQKLRHLREELFREVAPPPAPVGGDLDTKNLRVYEWQSGELFVHAAALMLDDTATVEIAYEPHQLFTQYRDDVRDPYLSHTGPVPAGMTRDLADKTVLWRALSGRSTDGVDPAELAADAIDMQVRPLRGALAMRERLITEFGVDPARVRLCHDDQPRHVHYATSKFRRAHLVALPQVRRGGQQARDTMVAAMRGHGERGARRDMRARALAELVCARHEPDGRPRSYALLWVRKSGVPMGAFMDTKPELLRQTVALLRDMDPDRRILLIGDDLFDGRPEQQAAFEAEGALDGVDTETLRHFWSADRHGGQALGQGEQALFLHHLDSTRDIVQIGMESGALEIAVTLGVPTVYFQGREHVGDKGTRWQLYWDTWEYGDRRALLDEDGQPQLFPSGRARTAFAAHTGPLRAPLATIHRVEFGPDLPDPEDRLTPPVAVHHPATVSVVSDRIARLAGPELDGWARRLGRDWAPPDAWTPWPETAWADSRYCADQADRWLRAVPGDIESAAHKWNAVQRALSGVLRPTTAAAYREAGLHTDTPAGTASAVRLSLAYAAGPDARPHAVTEHVRQLLAETEPRRQAAEELRLLQLDEQEIGSLRNAIEQAVTARAEIRRTERGETAPVHGLPHEPDRPEEDTMPDPGSAPGRARTMLDRARAVRADGGAVIPHAVADLIGGAQVLANGVDGQPAVADFAAAVLGRPVRLAEITGSTGAKGLSGAPVMLVQDEDGRNVGVVKAFPDTEEFARELSALQRLHGREFTWFGIPTALGIAATPQRHGVVVSALAPGKAIDDLITEVGRSTGAAWAPAFRQLEWSVVGVAAALADLHTAAAGSGGPTSREFLDRHVAVVRRWTGQVLDTMRTLPDRGWRLDELARRVEQTIAEAHDVRGWAALAHGDAHPGNFFWHPERGLTVIDLPMLHHAMDSSGNPIGAPERDLAYFEIKLADFGMTLGLKPEELAHLRLAFRNGYRDAGGPDPDPRLMALFGVRGAIHVLKELPYRVRRGSDDHSDALSDLIESRLHLLKEALQWNP from the coding sequence TTGAGCTACTTCGATGCTCCTGAATGGATGTGCACCGCGCTCGAATGGGTGGTGGGCGTCGACTGGCCCGAGGGCGACGAGGCCGCCATGCGCGAGCTCGCCGACGACTGGCGGGCCGCCTCGACCCGGATGGGGCCGCTGCTCGACGAGGCCGACGACGCCGCGCTCGCCGCGGTCGCCGCCGCGGGCGGACCGGACGGCCAGGTCGCGAGCGCCATCCTGCGGCTGTGGTCGCAGCTCGGCCGCGCGCACGGCGCCGGCGGCGAGGAAGCCGCCCTGGCCATGGTCGTCGACCTGCTGGACGACTTCGGCAGCCAGGTCGACGACGGCGCCAACCAGATCGAGGGCGTGAAGATCGAGTTCTACGTGGAGCTCGGCCTGCTGCTCATCGAGCTGGTCGCGCTCGCCGCCGCCGCGACCGTCACCTTCGGCGCGTCGCTGGCCGGCGCCGCGCCCGCCATGTACGCCACCCGTTTCGCCATCCAGCGGCTGCTCCGCCGCGCGGCCAGGGAGCTGCTGGAACGCGCGGCGAAGAAGGGCCTCAAGGACCGGCTCAAGGACCGCCTCGGCGACGCGGTCAAGGACCGGATCAAGTCCAAGGCGGTACGCCACCTCGGCGAGGAGGCCCTGGAAGAGGGTCTGCAGGAAGGGCTCACCTCGCTCGGCGTCCAGGCATACCAGGTGAGCGAAGGCAACCGGGGCGGCCTGAACGCGGGCGAGCTGGCGCTCGACACCGGGCTCGGCGCCCTGGCCGGCGGCGTCGGCGGCGTCACCGGGCTCGGCCGGGTCCGCGCCACGACCGCCCTCGGCCGGTTCGGCGAGCACGCCCTGCGCGGCGCGAGCGGCGCGATGCTCGGCGAGGTCACCGTCGGCGTGGTCACCGGCCAGGGCGTGAGCCTGCAGACGCTGGGCATGGCCGCGAGCTCCGCCACGTTCGGCTCGGCCGTCGGGGACACCCGCGTCGCCGTCGACGGGCGGCTGCTCGGCGCGGAGCTGAGCCTGTCCACTGCGCTCGACGCCCACGGGCCGACGGACGCGGCCCGGCCGCCCAGCGCGTTCGACGATTCCGGTCTCGCCGTCTCGGCCGCCCTGTTCGCGGGGCCCGCGGGCGAGACCGCACCCGCCTCCGCCATGGCCGGCCTCGACCGGACTGTCGCCACCGCCGACCTGTCCGGCGGCCGGCCTGGCGGACCGGACGTCGCGTTCGGAGTCGAGGTCCCCGGCACGACCACCGACGGCGGCGGTCCACGTCTGCCCGGAGCACCGGCCGATCCGGCAGGCCTGTTCGACGGGGATGCGTGGTCGGCCGAGGACCGAGGACCTGAGGACCGGGGCGCCGAGGCCACGGGGGCGACCGGACATCCCGGTGACGGTCGTCCGGGCGCACCCGCCGCAGGCCTGGCCGCCGGTGCGGCGGCCGTGCTCGAACCGGCGTCCGGCACGATCCCGTCCTCGCCTGGCCCGGCCGCCCCCAGCCCGCTGGCCGGGCCCGGTGCAGTGCCCACGGGCGGGGGCGTCGCCGGGGACGTCCCGCACGGTTTCGTCTCGCCGGTCGTCCCGGCCACGCCCCACCACAGCCACCCGGGCACGGCTAGCGGCCCGGCGCGGTCCGCCGGTGTTCCTCCGACGGGCGGGCCGTCCCCTGTCACCGTGCCGGAGCGGGCCGACGATGACGTCGCCGTGGTGGCCGCTGCCGCGGTCGCCTCGCTGGGCGGTCCGGGCACCGGCCCGGTGCGGCCGCCTGCCGCGACGCCGGGCACCGGGGACCGCCCGGCGTTCACGGCCGTGGTCCCGGAGAGCCGTGCCGAGCGCGAGGCCTACGAGAGCCACACCGCGTTCGGCCGCACCCACGCGATGCGCCTGCGATTCGACCCGCGCAGCCCCACCCTGCTGAACCGGATACGCCAGTGGCTCCGGGACGGGTATGCGGCAGGACCGCCCGCGTTCGACCCGGACCGGCAGGCATACGAGCAGACCCTGGCCCCGCTGGAGACGCGCCTGCGGACACTGCTGAACGGCCCGATCGACGGGCCGCTGCCGTCCGAGATCGACCCCGACTCGTTCGCCGCGTTCCAGTTCCTGCGTTACGGCGAGGACGAGCGGCAGATGTTCCGCGTCGCCGACGGCGCGGTCAACGAACCGGACGACCGCTCCCGGGCGAGCGGCCTGGACGATCCCCGGCCGGTCGAGACGAGCCGCCGCTACGGACTGCCCGGCGGCCACCGCCGCCCACTGGCCCTGCACCAGCAGGACGTCGAGCTGGCCGTGGAACGCGACGCCGACGGGCGGCCGCGCCGGTTCAGCGACCTGTTCGGCGAGTGGCCGCGCCGCGCCAACGACGGCGGCCCCAAGGCCGACCCCACCCGCGCGATCAACTGCCCCGACGTGGTGCTGTCCGTCATCGACACGTGGCTGCACGGCAGACCGCGGGTCGCGGCCCCGCGCACCGTCGACCGGTTCAGCCCCGACCTGCTGCCGCTGGGCGGCGAGCCCGGCGGCGCGGCCCGCATCGAGGACGCCGTCGGCGCCCGCTTCCAGCAGCTCATGGCCGACCACCGGGCGACCTCCTACGACGCGGCGTGGCGGCCTCGGGAGGAGGCGTTCGGCACCCTGGAGTCGGCGCTGTCGCGGCAGGGGCACGGCGCGGTCGCGGTGCTGCTGCTGGAGCGCCCGAGCGGCGCCACCCACGCCGTCACCGTGCACAACCAGCACGGCCAGATCGTCTACGTCGACGCCCAGGACAACGAGCACCCCGTGTCGACACACCGGCCCGGCGGCGCGGTCCGCATGGACGCGCTGCTGCTCGACGCCGACGCGCTGCCGGTCGACCTCGGCCTGCCGCCGGGCCACTGGTCGCGGCCGGACACCGACGCCGCCGATCCGGGCACCAGCCACGTCGAGGCCTCCGGGCACCAGCGGCCCTCGGACGTGTTCGCCACTGCGGAACAGGTCACGGCCTGGGACGCGCTGTCCGGCGGTCGGCTCGACACGCTGGTCGGCGAGCTGAAGGCACGCGACGACCTGAGCCTCGACCAGAAGTTGCGGCATCTGCGCGAGGAGCTGTTCCGCGAGGTGGCGCCGCCGCCCGCACCCGTGGGCGGTGACCTGGACACCAAGAACCTGCGGGTCTACGAATGGCAGAGCGGCGAGCTGTTCGTGCACGCGGCGGCGCTGATGCTGGACGACACGGCCACCGTCGAGATCGCGTACGAGCCCCACCAGCTGTTCACCCAGTACCGCGACGACGTCCGCGATCCGTACCTGTCCCACACCGGTCCGGTGCCCGCGGGCATGACCCGCGACCTCGCGGACAAGACGGTGCTGTGGCGGGCGCTGTCCGGCCGGTCCACCGACGGCGTCGACCCGGCCGAACTGGCCGCTGACGCGATCGACATGCAGGTGCGGCCGCTGCGCGGCGCGCTGGCCATGCGCGAACGGCTGATCACGGAGTTCGGTGTCGACCCGGCCCGGGTCCGCCTGTGCCACGACGACCAGCCGCGGCACGTCCACTACGCGACCAGCAAGTTCCGCCGTGCACACCTGGTGGCGCTGCCGCAGGTGCGCCGCGGCGGGCAGCAGGCCCGGGACACCATGGTCGCCGCGATGCGCGGGCACGGCGAGCGGGGCGCACGGCGTGACATGCGGGCTCGCGCGCTGGCCGAACTGGTGTGCGCCCGGCACGAGCCCGACGGGCGGCCCCGCAGCTACGCACTGCTGTGGGTGCGCAAGTCCGGGGTGCCGATGGGCGCGTTCATGGACACCAAGCCCGAGCTGCTGCGCCAGACCGTCGCGCTGCTCCGCGACATGGACCCCGACCGGCGCATCCTGCTGATCGGCGACGACCTGTTCGACGGCCGACCGGAGCAGCAGGCCGCCTTCGAAGCCGAAGGGGCGCTCGACGGCGTCGACACCGAGACGCTGCGCCACTTCTGGTCCGCCGACCGCCACGGCGGGCAGGCCCTCGGCCAGGGCGAGCAGGCGCTGTTCCTGCACCATCTGGACAGCACCCGCGACATCGTGCAGATCGGCATGGAGAGCGGTGCGCTGGAGATCGCCGTCACGCTCGGCGTGCCGACGGTGTACTTCCAGGGCCGCGAGCACGTCGGCGACAAGGGCACGCGTTGGCAGCTCTACTGGGACACCTGGGAGTACGGCGACCGCCGCGCCCTGCTCGACGAGGACGGGCAGCCGCAGCTGTTCCCGTCCGGGCGGGCGAGGACGGCGTTCGCGGCGCACACCGGGCCGTTGCGGGCGCCACTGGCGACCATCCACCGGGTCGAGTTCGGTCCCGACCTGCCCGATCCCGAGGACCGGCTCACCCCGCCGGTCGCCGTGCACCACCCGGCGACCGTGTCGGTGGTGTCGGACCGGATCGCGCGGCTGGCCGGGCCCGAACTGGACGGCTGGGCGCGGCGGCTGGGCCGGGACTGGGCGCCGCCCGACGCCTGGACGCCGTGGCCCGAGACGGCGTGGGCGGACAGCCGCTACTGCGCCGACCAGGCCGACCGGTGGCTGCGTGCCGTGCCGGGCGACATCGAGTCCGCGGCGCACAAGTGGAACGCCGTGCAGCGGGCTCTGTCGGGCGTGCTGCGACCGACGACGGCCGCCGCCTATCGGGAGGCCGGACTGCACACCGATACGCCGGCGGGCACAGCCAGCGCGGTCCGGCTGTCGCTCGCGTACGCCGCCGGGCCCGACGCCCGGCCGCACGCCGTGACCGAGCACGTGCGGCAGCTGCTGGCCGAGACGGAACCACGGCGGCAGGCGGCCGAGGAACTCCGCCTGCTGCAGCTCGACGAGCAGGAGATCGGCTCGCTGCGCAACGCGATCGAGCAGGCCGTGACCGCGCGCGCCGAGATCAGGCGGACGGAGCGCGGCGAGACCGCTCCGGTCCACGGGCTGCCACACGAGCCGGACCGACCGGAGGAGGACACGATGCCCGACCCGGGCAGCGCACCCGGTCGTGCCCGGACGATGCTCGACCGCGCGAGGGCGGTGCGCGCCGACGGCGGCGCGGTGATCCCGCACGCGGTGGCCGACCTGATCGGCGGCGCGCAGGTGCTGGCGAACGGCGTGGACGGCCAGCCGGCGGTGGCCGACTTCGCCGCGGCGGTGCTCGGCAGACCGGTGCGCCTCGCCGAGATCACCGGGTCGACCGGCGCGAAGGGCCTGTCCGGTGCGCCGGTCATGCTGGTGCAGGACGAGGACGGCCGCAACGTCGGGGTGGTGAAGGCGTTCCCCGACACCGAGGAGTTCGCCCGCGAGCTGTCGGCCCTGCAGCGGCTGCACGGCCGCGAGTTCACCTGGTTCGGGATCCCGACGGCGCTGGGCATCGCGGCGACGCCGCAACGCCACGGGGTGGTCGTGTCCGCGCTGGCCCCGGGCAAGGCGATCGACGACCTGATCACGGAGGTGGGCAGGTCGACGGGTGCGGCGTGGGCGCCCGCCTTCAGGCAGCTCGAATGGTCCGTCGTCGGGGTGGCCGCCGCGCTCGCCGACCTGCACACCGCCGCCGCGGGCTCGGGCGGGCCGACGTCCCGGGAGTTCCTGGACCGCCATGTCGCGGTGGTGCGCAGGTGGACCGGCCAGGTGCTGGACACGATGCGGACGCTGCCGGACCGCGGCTGGCGCCTCGACGAACTGGCGAGGCGGGTCGAGCAGACCATCGCCGAGGCGCACGACGTTCGCGGCTGGGCGGCGCTGGCGCACGGCGACGCCCACCCCGGCAACTTCTTCTGGCATCCCGAGCGCGGCCTGACCGTCATCGACCTGCCGATGCTGCACCACGCCATGGACAGCAGCGGGAACCCGATCGGCGCGCCGGAGCGCGACCTCGCGTACTTCGAGATCAAGTTGGCGGACTTCGGGATGACCCTCGGGCTCAAGCCTGAGGAGCTGGCCCACCTGCGGCTGGCGTTCCGCAACGGGTACCGCGACGCGGGCGGCCCGGACCCGGACCCTCGCCTCATGGCACTGTTCGGGGTACGCGGCGCGATCCACGTGCTCAAGGAGCTGCCGTACCGGGTGAGACGCGGTTCGGATGACCACTCCGACGCGCTGTCTGACCTCATCGAGTCCCGGCTCCACCTGCTCAAGGAGGCTCTGCAGTGGAATCCGTAA
- a CDS encoding TIGR03089 family protein, translated as MQPTTVTDLPALLGRDAVAGADRPLLTYCDDATGERTELTAVELGGLAAQTAGLLREDCGLDTGSRVAVLLPPHWQTAAVLLGAWSIGAAVSFRPWATAGLAPVGVGENDPLDVLFVSRKRMDSWLEQVPQARHRYVLGLAPGGAPLDEVPDGYRDFVAEAGRHPASLPAYGSIGSTDAASPDGTTYRQWGGLAQGVADQLGLRPGDKLLVDVAKHEQPVMWLLTPLAAGASVVLCANLDRANLDARIAAEGITRVI; from the coding sequence ATGCAGCCGACGACCGTCACCGACCTGCCCGCCCTGCTCGGCAGGGATGCGGTGGCCGGTGCCGACCGGCCGCTGCTGACCTACTGCGACGACGCCACGGGCGAGCGCACCGAGCTCACCGCGGTCGAACTCGGCGGCCTGGCCGCCCAGACGGCGGGCTTGCTGCGCGAGGACTGCGGGCTCGACACGGGCTCCCGGGTCGCGGTGCTGCTGCCGCCGCACTGGCAGACCGCCGCGGTGCTGCTCGGAGCCTGGTCGATCGGGGCCGCCGTGTCGTTCCGCCCGTGGGCGACCGCGGGTCTCGCCCCGGTCGGCGTGGGCGAGAACGATCCGCTGGACGTGCTGTTCGTCAGCCGCAAGCGGATGGACAGCTGGCTGGAGCAGGTGCCGCAGGCGCGGCACCGCTACGTGCTCGGCCTCGCCCCCGGCGGCGCGCCGCTCGACGAGGTGCCGGACGGCTACCGGGACTTCGTCGCCGAGGCCGGCCGGCACCCGGCGAGCCTGCCCGCGTACGGCTCGATCGGCAGCACCGACGCGGCGAGCCCCGACGGCACCACCTACCGGCAGTGGGGCGGGCTGGCCCAAGGCGTCGCCGACCAGCTGGGCCTGCGCCCGGGCGACAAGCTGCTGGTCGACGTGGCCAAGCACGAGCAGCCGGTGATGTGGCTGCTGACACCGCTCGCGGCGGGCGCGTCGGTGGTGCTGTGCGCCAACCTCGACCGCGCCAACCTGGACGCCCGGATCGCCGCCGAGGGCATCACCCGGGTCATCTGA